CGGTGCTGGGTGCTCATGGCAACCTGCATGGTCTCGGTCACGGTGAGGCCGGGGAACAGCGTCGCCTGCTGGAAGCTGCGCCCGAGGCCGAAGGTGGCCCGCAGCTCGGGGGGATACTGGCTCACGTTCACGCCGCCCACGGCCACAGCGCCACCGGCGGCCGACAGCACCCCGGAGACCACGTTCAACAGCGTGGTCTTGCCCGCCCCGTTGGGTCCGATCAGACCGACGATCTCGCCCTCTCGGACCTCGATGGACACGCCGTCGAGGGCGTGGTGGCCCCCGAAGGAGAGCCGAACGTCCTCGACACCCAGGGCCGGCGAGTCGGCGGCGGCAACGTCGCGCTCCTTCGTCTCCGCGGCCAGGAGGTCCAGGCGGCCCTGCCACCACGATTGCACCGCGCCCGCGATCCCCTGGGGGTACTTGCGAAGGGCGAGGACCAGACCCAGGCCGCCGAAGAGCAGCTCGAAACCGACGCCGGAGCCGGCCTGCGAGCTGAACAGGCTCGAGACATAGGGGCTCACCAAGAAGGTCAGCCCGTAGACGACGACCCCACCGGCCACGGCCCCGGTCACCGAGCCGATCCCGCCGATCACCACCGCGGCCAGCACGGCGAGGGACAGGTCGGCTGGGAACTGGGAGGCGGAGACGTTCCGCCATGCGTCGGCCCACAGCACGCCGGCCGAGCCAGCGAGGAACCCCGAGACGCAAAGGGCCCCCACCTTGACGGTCGTGGGGGTCACCCGGAACGACGCAGCCCGAGCTTCGTCGTCCCGAACGGCGATGATGAGCCGCCCCGGCTGCGAACGGCGGAGGGCCCACATCGCGGCCGCGGCGACCACCACCACGCCAAGGGCGATGTAATAGACGGCGAGCTGTGACGATGGGCTCCCCAGGCCGGCGGCGAGGCTCGGCTGCTGGAGGACGATCCCGAAGGGTTGAGCCGACCCGAACCAGCCCTTGTGGAACAGCCAGTCAGGTGCCACGACGGCGAAGCCGAGAGTGGTCACGGCCAAGGTCAGCCCGGGCACGCGCAGGGCGGGCAAAGCGACGAGGCCCATCAAGGCGGCACCCACCAGGCCGCAGACGATCAGCAGGAAGAGCACCGACCAGCCCTTGGGCATCAGGTGGGCGGCGACGAAGGCACCGGCACCCACGAAGGCGAACTGGCCGAGGCTCACCTGGCCCGCCCAGCCGATGGCGACGGTCAGCGACAGCGAGACCACGGCGTAGATGAGCACGAGGGCCAGGTCGAAGCGGGTTCCCTCGCTGTTGAAGATGGGAAGCACCGGAACGATGAGCCCCACGAACAGGGCGCCAATCAAGAGGGTGCGGGGGCCATAGCGGACGGTGAAACGGTCGCGGATGGCCTCGGGGATGCGGAGGGGTGGCCGGTCCTCCACGATCGCGC
This is a stretch of genomic DNA from Acidimicrobiales bacterium. It encodes these proteins:
- a CDS encoding ATP-binding cassette domain-containing protein, coding for MTSGTLVLGLINGTLTGLLAVGIVLVYKSNRFLNLAHAQLGALSAQLLAKFVIDWGWSWWVAFAVCVPVGIAVGVGVERWVVRPLRARSASAVSLLLVTVGVTQVLLALALIPALGPNGSKAVYTGYPLPFHASVHVGGVILSGADIMVLVLAPLIVAGLAVFLRFTLLGTMIRAAASNPDAARLSGVSATRVSAITWAIAGGLSAVAAILQSPSFGSNGASAAAVLGPQLLLLALGAAAVGAFTSLPAALGGGLLIGLAQQITLAVTSNAATSELVVFLFIIGIVLVRGGAIGRVFATAGAIVEDRPPLRIPEAIRDRFTVRYGPRTLLIGALFVGLIVPVLPIFNSEGTRFDLALVLIYAVVSLSLTVAIGWAGQVSLGQFAFVGAGAFVAAHLMPKGWSVLFLLIVCGLVGAALMGLVALPALRVPGLTLAVTTLGFAVVAPDWLFHKGWFGSAQPFGIVLQQPSLAAGLGSPSSQLAVYYIALGVVVVAAAAMWALRRSQPGRLIIAVRDDEARAASFRVTPTTVKVGALCVSGFLAGSAGVLWADAWRNVSASQFPADLSLAVLAAVVIGGIGSVTGAVAGGVVVYGLTFLVSPYVSSLFSSQAGSGVGFELLFGGLGLVLALRKYPQGIAGAVQSWWQGRLDLLAAETKERDVAAADSPALGVEDVRLSFGGHHALDGVSIEVREGEIVGLIGPNGAGKTTLLNVVSGVLSAAGGAVAVGGVNVSQYPPELRATFGLGRSFQQATLFPGLTVTETMQVAMSTQHR